In Wolinella succinogenes DSM 1740, a single genomic region encodes these proteins:
- a CDS encoding Na/Pi cotransporter family protein: MSPTEIFLEAFSGLGLFLFGMHYLERAIEDSSGRTFKRLIKDFTATPFKAVVSGTFSAAALQSSSVVALMTLSFVGAGLMSLASAIGVMFGASFGTTFSAWIVALIGFRIKIDVLALPMIGLGGFILVFGAGSSKIQAFSRVMLGFGFLFLGLHYLKSSSDFLSASFDLSEYLLYPLPIFILVGALLTMAIQSSFALAAIALSALHSQVIDFPVAAALIIGANVGTTVTSFIGSLGEGADKKRVALSHFGFNLITSFIGYILLSPLTYVVMEWMGLKEEQALALAMYQTLFNLIGLVLLTPFIPWFAMKLTSFYAKAQTEVTRYINTVDINVADASLEAIYKESVYLMESVLRFGSMLLSLNPEEVFNRHKRMWKVLSQESLGTEENLPKLYRNIKRLEMRILAYGGEIDRKLLDEEEKSRLNKILQAVRDISYAAKTLKDAKANIDQFNDSDIEYVIDNYDRIRYDLVKLFRNIKQILEGEGMDDAFAEAQKVAKEMGGENEETIRVIAQVVKEYNIPDDLASSLLNLNRAVFNASDSLLRSLMLLLRLENKNQVLG; this comes from the coding sequence GTGTCGCCAACGGAGATTTTTTTAGAGGCTTTTTCGGGACTTGGACTCTTTTTGTTTGGGATGCACTATTTGGAGCGCGCCATTGAAGATAGCTCGGGTCGCACCTTTAAGCGCCTGATTAAAGACTTTACTGCCACGCCTTTTAAAGCGGTTGTGAGCGGGACTTTTTCAGCCGCAGCGCTCCAAAGTAGCAGTGTGGTGGCTCTCATGACGCTCTCTTTCGTGGGGGCGGGGCTGATGAGTCTTGCCAGTGCGATTGGGGTGATGTTTGGCGCGAGCTTTGGCACCACCTTTTCGGCGTGGATTGTGGCGCTGATTGGCTTTAGAATTAAGATTGATGTGCTCGCCCTTCCCATGATCGGGCTTGGAGGATTTATCCTTGTATTTGGAGCTGGCTCATCTAAGATTCAGGCTTTTAGTCGTGTGATGCTTGGGTTTGGATTTCTCTTTTTGGGGTTGCACTATCTAAAGAGCAGTTCGGATTTCCTCTCTGCTTCTTTTGACCTGAGCGAATATTTGCTCTATCCCTTGCCCATTTTTATCCTCGTAGGGGCACTTTTGACCATGGCGATTCAATCTTCGTTCGCCCTTGCAGCCATCGCACTCTCCGCTCTTCATTCTCAAGTGATCGATTTTCCCGTAGCGGCTGCGCTCATCATTGGAGCCAATGTCGGGACGACCGTCACCTCTTTTATCGGCTCTCTTGGCGAGGGGGCGGACAAGAAACGAGTGGCACTCTCCCATTTTGGTTTTAACCTAATCACCTCTTTTATCGGCTATATTCTCCTCTCTCCACTCACCTATGTGGTGATGGAGTGGATGGGGCTCAAAGAGGAGCAGGCGTTGGCCTTGGCGATGTATCAGACGCTTTTTAATCTTATTGGCCTTGTTCTGCTTACCCCTTTTATCCCTTGGTTTGCGATGAAATTGACGAGCTTTTACGCCAAGGCTCAAACGGAGGTGACTCGATATATCAACACGGTGGATATTAATGTCGCGGATGCTTCTTTGGAGGCAATCTATAAAGAGAGCGTCTATCTCATGGAGAGCGTGCTAAGATTTGGATCAATGTTGCTTAGTCTCAATCCTGAAGAGGTTTTCAATCGACACAAGCGGATGTGGAAAGTTCTCTCCCAAGAGAGTCTAGGAACGGAGGAGAATCTCCCTAAGCTCTACCGCAATATCAAGCGCTTGGAGATGAGGATTCTTGCCTATGGCGGGGAGATCGATCGTAAACTTTTGGACGAAGAGGAGAAATCGCGTCTCAACAAGATTCTTCAGGCGGTGCGTGACATCTCTTATGCGGCCAAGACACTCAAAGACGCCAAGGCCAATATCGATCAATTCAACGATAGCGATATTGAGTATGTGATCGATAACTACGACCGCATTCGATATGACCTCGTCAAACTTTTTAGAAATATCAAGCAAATTTTAGAGGGCGAGGGGATGGATGATGCATTTGCCGAAGCGCAAAAGGTCGCCAAGGAGATGGGCGGAGAGAATGAAGAGACGATTCGCGTCATCGCTCAAGTGGTGAAAGAGTACAACATTCCCGATGATCTTGCCTCTTCGCTTCTTAATCTTAATCGTGCGGTTTTTAACGCCAGCGATTCGCTTTTGCGCTCTTTGATGCTTCTTTTGCGCCTAGAAAACAAGAATCAAGTTTTGGGCTAG
- a CDS encoding c-type cytochrome: MKRKALMALAALLMTVALNAENECVCFELKGEFGDEIKAILQKYSKNLGSKDIKVVREDSDLTVAERSFLESLMGSAKVSAPAGGKAYDLENGKRLYDRDCASCHGVNAEVSLSGKAAIGTWKPEDISLELRDYQLGQYDGPSRFVKQSIATTYRKKEMDDVAYYIQSLGGGSK, from the coding sequence TTGAAGAGAAAAGCCTTAATGGCGCTAGCGGCGCTCTTGATGACTGTTGCTTTGAATGCGGAGAATGAATGCGTCTGTTTTGAACTAAAAGGGGAGTTTGGCGATGAGATCAAAGCAATCTTGCAAAAATACTCCAAAAATCTAGGGAGCAAAGATATCAAGGTGGTTCGTGAAGATTCCGATTTGACTGTGGCTGAGAGGAGCTTTTTGGAGAGTCTCATGGGAAGTGCTAAAGTTTCAGCTCCCGCAGGAGGCAAAGCCTACGACCTAGAAAATGGTAAACGACTTTATGATCGGGATTGCGCAAGCTGCCATGGGGTCAATGCTGAAGTCTCACTCAGCGGAAAAGCTGCGATTGGCACTTGGAAACCTGAAGATATCTCTTTGGAGCTTAGGGATTATCAATTAGGGCAATATGATGGACCTTCACGATTCGTGAAGCAGAGCATCGCCACCACCTATCGCAAAAAAGAGATGGATGATGTTGCTTACTACATCCAATCTCTAGGCGGAGGATCCAAGTAG
- the purD gene encoding phosphoribosylamine--glycine ligase, which translates to MNILIIGSGAREYSMGLALKKDPRVEKILFYPGNGATPRIGENLSFASYEELAAFALALPVDLTVVGPEQPLVEGVSDLFRSKGLAVFGPSALAARLEGSKGFMKQFAARNSLPTARFLETESEEEARAFIQSLTPPVVVKADGLCAGKGVIIAQSHQEAIEAVLEMLSGEGFGEAGKKVVIEEFLDGFELSVFAVSDGEDYVILPACQDHKRLLSGNQGPNTGGMGAYAPTPLATPELLRAIDERIIAPTISAMKAEGYPFEGTLFAGIMVVRGEPYLLEFNVRFGDPECEVLMPLFKTPLLDLLLASAKGEIKGIKVEFHDRFCMGVVMASGNYPYGNSTPEPILLSPLYQESEESHISFAGVSLKGEELLASGGRVLVCVGLGSDVREARERAYALSSLVDFKGRQYRDDIAHEVL; encoded by the coding sequence ATGAATATACTCATTATAGGAAGCGGAGCGCGAGAGTACTCCATGGGATTGGCCCTCAAAAAAGACCCAAGAGTAGAGAAGATACTCTTCTACCCAGGGAATGGCGCCACCCCTAGAATCGGAGAAAATCTTTCCTTTGCTTCCTATGAGGAGTTGGCGGCCTTTGCCCTCGCACTTCCTGTTGATCTTACGGTGGTGGGACCCGAGCAGCCTTTGGTGGAGGGGGTGAGTGATCTCTTTAGAAGCAAGGGGTTGGCCGTCTTTGGGCCAAGTGCTTTGGCTGCAAGATTGGAGGGCTCTAAGGGATTCATGAAGCAGTTTGCTGCGAGAAACTCCCTGCCCACCGCTCGATTCTTAGAGACAGAGAGCGAGGAAGAGGCAAGAGCGTTTATTCAATCCCTCACTCCTCCCGTGGTGGTGAAGGCTGATGGTCTTTGTGCAGGCAAAGGGGTGATCATCGCCCAAAGTCACCAAGAGGCGATCGAGGCTGTTTTGGAGATGCTAAGCGGAGAGGGATTTGGCGAAGCGGGTAAAAAAGTGGTGATCGAGGAGTTTTTGGATGGTTTTGAGCTCTCCGTTTTTGCGGTGAGTGATGGGGAGGATTATGTGATTTTGCCCGCGTGCCAAGACCACAAGCGGCTTCTTAGCGGCAACCAAGGACCCAATACGGGAGGGATGGGAGCCTACGCCCCTACGCCTTTGGCGACCCCAGAGCTTCTTCGCGCTATTGATGAGCGAATCATCGCTCCCACTATTAGCGCCATGAAAGCGGAGGGCTACCCTTTTGAAGGGACGCTTTTTGCGGGAATCATGGTCGTTAGGGGCGAACCCTATCTCTTGGAATTCAATGTTCGCTTTGGAGATCCTGAGTGTGAGGTGCTCATGCCACTCTTCAAAACCCCTCTTCTTGATCTGCTCTTAGCAAGCGCCAAGGGAGAAATCAAGGGAATCAAGGTGGAGTTTCACGATCGATTCTGCATGGGAGTGGTGATGGCTTCGGGTAACTACCCTTATGGAAACTCCACTCCTGAGCCAATCCTCCTTTCACCCCTTTATCAAGAGAGCGAAGAGTCTCATATTTCGTTTGCGGGAGTTTCGCTCAAGGGCGAAGAGCTGCTGGCTAGCGGCGGAAGGGTGCTTGTTTGTGTGGGCTTAGGCTCGGATGTGAGAGAGGCTAGAGAGAGGGCGTATGCACTCTCTTCTTTGGTCGATTTCAAAGGGCGTCAATATCGAGATGATATCGCCCACGAGGTATTGTGA
- a CDS encoding RDD family protein, which translates to MKDRLEEIFERENLRTPSMFRRIMAYTIDDLLISLLMVVILWDRIEAHASDPEAMIGIINAALLEIVAIRFFYQWIFVTFYGATLGKMLFKMRVVSIDTLDNPALIPSAIRSAIRAAGEILFYIPLAVAFMDSFKQALHDKVAKTVVVSLA; encoded by the coding sequence ATGAAAGATCGACTCGAAGAGATATTTGAGCGGGAAAATCTTCGCACCCCCTCAATGTTTCGGAGAATCATGGCCTACACCATTGATGATCTGCTGATCTCTTTGTTGATGGTGGTGATTCTTTGGGACCGAATCGAGGCGCACGCTTCGGATCCAGAAGCGATGATAGGAATCATCAATGCAGCCCTTTTAGAGATCGTGGCGATTCGATTCTTCTATCAATGGATTTTTGTCACCTTTTATGGAGCCACCCTGGGCAAGATGCTCTTTAAGATGAGGGTGGTTTCGATTGACACCTTGGATAATCCCGCTTTGATTCCTTCGGCCATTCGCTCGGCCATCAGAGCCGCAGGTGAAATCCTCTTTTATATCCCATTGGCGGTGGCATTTATGGATAGCTTCAAACAAGCCCTTCATGATAAAGTCGCCAAGACTGTCGTTGTGTCGCTTGCGTAA
- a CDS encoding LPS-assembly protein LptD — protein MLPLCLWGRATLERFDKDQNKIFEFLADHMDAQDKILLGKGNVTLINLDYYVTAQYAKYDTQNGYIDLEGEVNVFKGNALYLKSQTVRIELNSDYAFLEPFYLQDSSTGMWISSSQADFSNEEYRFGESVLSTCNASNPIWHIEMNEGTYDAQSEWMSMWGPKLYFYRYPVFYSPYLSFSAGYKRKTGLLYPSFSHSKDDGFVYNQPIFIAPEDSWDVTLSPQIRTTRGKGLFGEFRMADEQNNILWFNTGFFRNTQSYQDEYDLKNRTHLGYQLKYQRQSLLNTYFSHFDEDGIYVDFTHLNDIDYLRLQKEGEESADIRNKLLTSRLNYYLKGEQDYLGFYAKYYIDLSKADNDTTLQTLPAIQYHRHTEPIFLDRLTYSADYQVKNLARRTGYEVTQQELSVPVSYTMPLADDYFSLTLGSSFYATRANYRGFNRSSESLLENGSFYSNYYTAAINSDLARFYEDFFHTIHYEAAYILPGMKDRRGDFAEVLSLPGNSEELDLKMSQFFYDSNSRMFLYHKMAQPLYFDDYLEKYGELENEVRYYFDEHWSLGSTIFYSHEENRIVESSHDLTYTEDYFSAYLGHFFRERYLRNSEGGSGTLEANFIRAGFKKDFEEFSLFGSLGYDYQEKYFRTWSAGIQKEVKCFSYRLRFVNEIRPVLTTTGAKPVEDRYVMFEFRFVPVISAKIKQEQ, from the coding sequence TTGCTGCCTTTGTGCCTTTGGGGGAGGGCAACGCTTGAGCGATTTGACAAGGATCAAAATAAGATTTTTGAGTTCTTGGCCGATCATATGGATGCTCAAGATAAGATTCTTCTAGGCAAGGGGAATGTCACTCTTATTAACCTAGATTACTATGTCACCGCCCAATACGCTAAATATGACACCCAAAATGGCTACATTGATCTTGAGGGTGAGGTGAATGTCTTTAAAGGAAACGCCCTCTATCTCAAGTCGCAGACGGTAAGAATTGAGCTCAACAGCGATTACGCTTTTTTGGAACCTTTTTATCTTCAGGATAGCTCGACAGGGATGTGGATCAGCTCCTCTCAGGCCGATTTTTCCAATGAGGAGTATCGCTTTGGAGAATCGGTGCTCTCCACTTGCAACGCCTCTAATCCTATTTGGCATATTGAGATGAACGAGGGAACCTATGACGCCCAAAGTGAATGGATGAGCATGTGGGGCCCCAAACTCTATTTCTATCGCTACCCCGTCTTTTACTCTCCCTATCTCTCCTTCTCGGCAGGCTATAAGCGAAAAACAGGGCTTCTTTACCCCTCTTTTTCGCACTCCAAAGATGATGGATTTGTCTATAATCAACCCATTTTTATCGCGCCTGAAGATTCTTGGGATGTGACTCTTTCGCCTCAAATTCGTACCACACGAGGAAAAGGACTCTTTGGAGAGTTTAGGATGGCGGATGAGCAGAATAATATTCTTTGGTTTAACACAGGGTTTTTTCGCAACACCCAAAGCTATCAAGATGAGTATGATCTAAAAAACAGAACCCACCTTGGCTATCAGCTCAAATACCAGCGCCAATCTCTGCTTAACACCTATTTTAGTCATTTTGACGAGGATGGAATCTATGTGGACTTCACCCATCTCAATGACATTGACTACTTGAGGTTGCAAAAAGAGGGCGAGGAGAGCGCAGATATCCGCAATAAGCTTCTCACCTCTAGGCTCAACTACTATCTCAAAGGGGAGCAGGACTATTTGGGCTTTTATGCCAAGTATTACATTGACCTCTCTAAAGCCGACAACGATACCACACTCCAAACTCTTCCTGCGATCCAATACCATCGCCACACTGAACCTATCTTTTTAGATCGGCTCACCTATTCGGCGGATTATCAAGTGAAGAATCTTGCGCGACGAACGGGTTATGAAGTGACACAGCAGGAGCTAAGTGTACCCGTGAGTTACACCATGCCCTTGGCCGATGACTATTTTTCGCTCACACTCGGCTCTAGCTTCTACGCTACAAGGGCTAACTATCGAGGATTTAATCGCTCTTCTGAGAGTCTGCTTGAGAATGGGAGCTTTTATAGCAACTACTACACAGCTGCGATCAATAGCGATTTAGCGCGCTTTTATGAAGATTTTTTTCATACGATTCATTATGAGGCGGCCTATATTTTGCCGGGGATGAAAGATCGTCGCGGGGATTTTGCCGAAGTGCTCTCACTCCCTGGGAACAGTGAAGAGCTAGATTTGAAAATGTCCCAATTTTTTTATGATTCTAACTCTAGAATGTTCCTCTATCACAAGATGGCGCAGCCTCTCTATTTTGATGATTATCTAGAGAAATACGGCGAGCTAGAGAATGAGGTGCGCTACTATTTTGATGAACATTGGTCGCTAGGGAGCACCATTTTTTACTCCCATGAAGAGAATAGAATTGTCGAATCTTCTCACGATCTCACCTACACAGAAGACTATTTTTCGGCCTACTTAGGCCACTTCTTCCGTGAACGCTATTTGCGAAATAGCGAAGGGGGAAGCGGGACTTTGGAGGCGAACTTTATTCGCGCAGGTTTCAAAAAAGATTTCGAAGAGTTTAGCCTTTTTGGGAGTTTGGGGTATGATTACCAAGAGAAATACTTCAGGACTTGGAGTGCTGGAATCCAAAAAGAGGTCAAATGCTTCTCCTATAGGCTTAGATTTGTGAATGAGATTCGCCCTGTTTTGACCACCACAGGGGCCAAGCCGGTGGAGGATCGATATGTGATGTTTGAGTTTCGCTTTGTGCCAGTGATTAGCGCCAAAATCAAACAAGAACAGTAA
- a CDS encoding MlaD family protein, with the protein MKSEVKVGIFVFSAIVMLFLMSTQINRFSVGQKSGYPIEALLGNASGLEMYAKVKVNGVESGHVSRVYLYENQAYATLFLQEGVKIPVDSKVLLTQESMLGSKYIELIPGASLEVVERNGVLKNQKIMSSFDQTSDSINEAAVEFKEFIKEAREVLNEESRQDLTQTFANLRRVTETIEAMLAENRSELKKAIEGVRLMASSLEGAGREFGTTSSKFGTTADTINAKLPHIVDRVDSVVTGADEVIQENKQPLNDALKSVDQFFSNGNRVVNKLDDYLSIVDRSEIEVGMRVEHLARDSYSKGYASLYYKPNPTRYYMFDIVSTDDYSKEINGQWVEPKRTDKAKYYFSAQLGKRYDDLLLRGGIIESTAGVGIDYFFLNDQLRTSLEAFDFDGKHDLRGENPHLKASIRYTILRHVDTYFGVDNFLNKDSVNGFVGIGVRFVDDDMKKLLGTMGGASSLAR; encoded by the coding sequence ATGAAGAGTGAAGTGAAAGTCGGAATCTTTGTCTTTAGTGCGATTGTGATGCTCTTTTTGATGAGCACTCAAATCAACCGCTTTAGCGTCGGACAAAAGAGCGGATATCCGATTGAAGCGCTTTTGGGGAATGCCTCAGGCTTGGAGATGTACGCCAAAGTTAAAGTTAATGGAGTGGAGAGTGGACATGTCTCTAGGGTCTATCTCTATGAAAATCAGGCCTACGCCACCCTTTTTCTTCAAGAGGGGGTGAAGATTCCCGTTGATTCGAAAGTGCTTTTAACACAAGAGAGTATGCTGGGGAGCAAATATATTGAGCTCATCCCTGGAGCTTCTTTGGAAGTGGTAGAGAGGAACGGAGTTTTAAAGAATCAGAAGATCATGTCGAGTTTTGATCAGACAAGTGATTCGATTAATGAGGCGGCGGTTGAGTTTAAAGAGTTTATTAAAGAGGCCAGAGAGGTTCTTAATGAAGAATCGCGTCAAGACCTCACGCAGACTTTTGCCAACTTAAGGCGTGTCACTGAGACGATTGAAGCGATGTTAGCGGAGAATCGGAGTGAGCTTAAAAAGGCGATCGAAGGGGTGAGGCTCATGGCGAGTTCGCTTGAGGGCGCGGGCAGAGAGTTTGGCACGACCTCATCAAAGTTTGGCACCACAGCGGATACGATTAATGCCAAGCTCCCGCATATCGTGGACAGGGTCGATTCGGTCGTCACAGGGGCGGATGAGGTGATCCAAGAGAATAAGCAGCCTCTTAATGATGCACTCAAATCGGTGGATCAGTTCTTCAGCAATGGAAATCGTGTCGTCAATAAGCTGGATGATTACCTGTCCATCGTGGATCGAAGCGAGATTGAAGTGGGGATGCGCGTGGAGCATCTAGCTAGAGATTCTTATTCCAAGGGATACGCCTCGCTCTATTACAAGCCTAATCCGACACGCTACTATATGTTTGATATCGTGAGCACGGACGACTACTCCAAGGAGATCAATGGTCAGTGGGTGGAGCCCAAACGAACCGATAAGGCCAAGTACTACTTTTCGGCTCAGCTTGGCAAGCGATATGATGACCTTCTTTTGCGCGGGGGAATCATCGAGAGTACGGCAGGGGTTGGAATTGACTACTTCTTCCTAAACGATCAGCTCCGCACCTCTTTGGAAGCCTTCGACTTTGATGGGAAGCATGACCTAAGGGGTGAGAATCCTCATCTCAAAGCCTCCATTCGCTATACGATTTTACGACACGTGGACACCTATTTTGGGGTGGACAATTTCCTTAACAAAGATTCGGTGAATGGATTCGTGGGGATTGGGGTGCGATTTGTGGATGATGACATGAAAAAGCTCCTTGGCACGATGGGCGGAGCTTCGTCCTTGGCAAGGTAG